Proteins encoded by one window of Brienomyrus brachyistius isolate T26 chromosome 1, BBRACH_0.4, whole genome shotgun sequence:
- the cts12 gene encoding procathepsin L isoform X2: protein MKSNEEQRKYIWEENLEMIKVNNENFYTGSSSFLMAMNKYGALTRQEYRQLQGTMIDRWTMKPGKTVSAAKLRAAAKKKKSNDIDYRTLGYVTPVKDQGFCGSCWAFSTTGAVEGQMYKTTGRLMPLSEQHLMDCSRSYGTYGCSGAWMANAYDYVVNNGLPPENSYPYTAVDNQHCYYDSNMIVARIRDYRFIPAGDDEALANALVAIGPITVAVDADHSSFLFYSSGIYDEPNCRPENLNHAVLLVGYGREGKSDYWIIKNSWGTGWGEGGYMRMSRKRENACGISSYALYPVV from the exons ATGAAG AGCAATGAGGAACAGAGAAAATACATCTGGGAGGAGAACTTGGAGATGATCAAGGTCAACAATGAGAACTTCTACACTGGATCTAGCTCTTTCCTGATGGCCATGAATAAGTACGGGGCGCTG ACCCGGCAGGAATACAGACAGCTGCAGGGGACCATGATAGACAGGTGGACGATGAAGCCAGGCAAGACCGTGTCGGCCGCAAAGCTCCGAGCAGCTGCTAAGAAGAAGAAATCCAATGACATCGACTACCGGACCTTAGGCTATGTCACGCCTGTGAAGGACCAG GGCTTCTGTGGCTCATGCTGGGCCTTCAGCACTACAGGAGCTGTTGAGGGACAGATGTATAAGACGACAGGCCGCCTGATGCCCCTGAGCGAGCAGCACCTGATGGACTGCTCGCGGTCCTACGGCACATACGGCTGCAGTGGGGCCTGGATGGCCAACGCTTACGACTACGTGGTGAACAACGGGCTCCCGCCAGAGAACTCTTACCCCTACACTGCAGTG GATAACCAGCATTGCTACTATGATAGCAACATGATTGTTGCCCGGATCAGGGACTATCGGTTCATTCCTGCTGGTGACGACGAGGCCTTGGCCAATGCCTTGGTCGCCATTGGTCCGATCACAGTTGCCGTGGATGCAGACCACTCCAGCTTCCTGTTCTACAGCTCTG GAATATATGACGAGCCGAACTGCAGACCAGAGAACCTGAATCATGCCGTATTACTTGTGGGCTATGGTAGAGAAGGGAAAAGTGACTACTGGATCATCAAAAACAG TTGGGGAACTGGCTGGGGTGAGGGTGGCTACATGCGGATGTCCAGGAAGAGAGAAAACGCCTGCGGTATCTCCAGCTACGCGCTGTACCCCGTTGTATGA
- the cts12 gene encoding procathepsin L isoform X1 — MTALRLVRLLLRAALLSLLLRHHSLQPVLCSEEDMETLWARWKGDFGVSYSEKSNEEQRKYIWEENLEMIKVNNENFYTGSSSFLMAMNKYGALTRQEYRQLQGTMIDRWTMKPGKTVSAAKLRAAAKKKKSNDIDYRTLGYVTPVKDQGFCGSCWAFSTTGAVEGQMYKTTGRLMPLSEQHLMDCSRSYGTYGCSGAWMANAYDYVVNNGLPPENSYPYTAVDNQHCYYDSNMIVARIRDYRFIPAGDDEALANALVAIGPITVAVDADHSSFLFYSSGIYDEPNCRPENLNHAVLLVGYGREGKSDYWIIKNSWGTGWGEGGYMRMSRKRENACGISSYALYPVV; from the exons ATGACGGCGCTACGCCTAGTGAGGCTTCTCCTGAGGGCAGCGCTGCTCTCGCTTCTGCTCCGCCACCATTCGCTCCAGCCCGTGCTCTGCTCAGAAGAGGACATGGAGACCCTGTGGGCCAGGTGGAAGGGGGACTTTGGCGTCTCCTACAGTGAGAAG AGCAATGAGGAACAGAGAAAATACATCTGGGAGGAGAACTTGGAGATGATCAAGGTCAACAATGAGAACTTCTACACTGGATCTAGCTCTTTCCTGATGGCCATGAATAAGTACGGGGCGCTG ACCCGGCAGGAATACAGACAGCTGCAGGGGACCATGATAGACAGGTGGACGATGAAGCCAGGCAAGACCGTGTCGGCCGCAAAGCTCCGAGCAGCTGCTAAGAAGAAGAAATCCAATGACATCGACTACCGGACCTTAGGCTATGTCACGCCTGTGAAGGACCAG GGCTTCTGTGGCTCATGCTGGGCCTTCAGCACTACAGGAGCTGTTGAGGGACAGATGTATAAGACGACAGGCCGCCTGATGCCCCTGAGCGAGCAGCACCTGATGGACTGCTCGCGGTCCTACGGCACATACGGCTGCAGTGGGGCCTGGATGGCCAACGCTTACGACTACGTGGTGAACAACGGGCTCCCGCCAGAGAACTCTTACCCCTACACTGCAGTG GATAACCAGCATTGCTACTATGATAGCAACATGATTGTTGCCCGGATCAGGGACTATCGGTTCATTCCTGCTGGTGACGACGAGGCCTTGGCCAATGCCTTGGTCGCCATTGGTCCGATCACAGTTGCCGTGGATGCAGACCACTCCAGCTTCCTGTTCTACAGCTCTG GAATATATGACGAGCCGAACTGCAGACCAGAGAACCTGAATCATGCCGTATTACTTGTGGGCTATGGTAGAGAAGGGAAAAGTGACTACTGGATCATCAAAAACAG TTGGGGAACTGGCTGGGGTGAGGGTGGCTACATGCGGATGTCCAGGAAGAGAGAAAACGCCTGCGGTATCTCCAGCTACGCGCTGTACCCCGTTGTATGA